The genomic window CCAAAAAGATGAATTACAAACAAAATTTCTCAGACAAAATGATGATTTTTATGTATTCATTTTATCAACCGCTTTTAACAAAGTTGCTAAAAATTAAATATTTACTTGTAGGAATATTTGCAATTCTTTTTTTCATCAGCTTATATATATTTTCCAAAATGGGCGGAGAATTTATTCCCACATTAAATGAAGGTGACTTTGCGTTTCACTGCATTCTGCCGCAAGGGAGCTCTCTTAGTCAAAGTATTGAAACTTCAATGCAAGCGAGCAGAATCATTAAAGATTTTGATGAAGTAAAAATGGTTATCGGCAAGACAGGCGCAGCGGAAGTTCCTACTGATCCAATGCCTCCTGAAGCAACGGATATGATGATCATATTAAAACCTCCCAAAGAATGGAAGTACAATAAATCATACGAAGATTTGGCCGACGAAATGATGGAAAAACTGGAAATAATACCCGGAATATTTTTCGAAAAAAATCAGCCTATCCAGATGAGATTTAATGAACTTATGACAGGTATCAGAGAGGATGTAGCTGTGAAAATATTTGGTGAAAATCTGGACAGTTTATTCTTTTATGCCAATCAGGTAAGCCATGTTGTATCAAGCGTGTCCGGTGTTACCACGCCCCAGGTAGAAAGGATAACAGGCTTACCACAAATCAATATAGAATATGACAGAGCCAGAATTGCAAACTACGGGCTCAACATTGAAAATATCAACGATATCGTCAGTACGGCATTTGCAGGAAAAACAGCAGGAGTAGTTTACGAAAATGAAAGAAAATTTGATCTGGTGGTGCGACTAGACAGCAACTTTCGAAGCAATATTGACGATGTTGTTCATTTGTTGATTCCAACTCACGGTGGTCATCAAATACCTTTATCCCAGCTGGCTGACGTGAGCTATAAACTAGGACCTGCACAAATCAGTCGTGAATCCGGAAAGCGGAGAATTGTCATTGGATTTAATGTGAAAGACAGAGATGTGCAAAGTATTGTGGAAGAAATACATGACAAACTATCAAGCCAAATCAATTTACCCAGCGGCTATTACTTCACATATGGTGGTACATTTGAAAACCTTCAAAAAGCCAGCAATCGATTGATGATAGCTGTACCCATTGCTTTATTTCTCATACTTTTTTTGCTCTATTTCACATTTCGCAGTATGAGGCAAACTTTTTTAATTTTTACTGCCATTCCTATGAGTGCCATAGGTGGTGTTTTTGCATTGCTGATGCGAGGAATGCCTTTTAGCATCAGTGCAGGGATCGGCTTCATTGCATTATTCGGCGTGGCAGTACTCAATGGTATCGTGCTCATCAGCACATTCAATACGCTGGAAAAAGAAGGTTGGACAGACCTTATAAAACGCGTTATGGAAGGTACTAAAATCAGATTAAGACCGGTACTGATGACTGCCATGGTAGCAAGCTTAGGATTCCTTCCGATGGCTTTGAGTACAGGTGCCGGTGCAGAGGTTCAAAAGCCACTTGCGACCGTTGTTATTGGCGGCTTAATCACTGCCACTTTTTTGACATTATTTGTATTGCCTGCTTTATACATCATATTCAATTCAAAATTAAATCCACGCTCAAATATGAAAATTGCTATCAACAGCATGCTGATTCTATGCATACTGATCTCAGCAAAAACAAATGCACAGACTTTAATCATTAGAAATAGTGATGATGCAATCAACATCGCACTTAAAAATAATCTTAGCCTAAAAGAAAGTTCTCTCCAAGTACAGGCACAACAAGCGTTACAGCGAACTGCCTTTGAACTTCCCAAGCTGGCATTGGATGTCCAACTCGGCCAATTCAACAGTAATCAATTTGACAATGCAATATTGTTATCGCAAACCATACCATTTCCAACAGTATTCAAGGCTAAAAAAGAATTGCTCAGAGTCCAAACCGAGAGCAAGGAGGTACAGATCCAAATTTCAAAAAATGAGTTGAAAAAAGAGGTAAGAAATTATTACTCCCAAATCGAATTTTATCAAAACAATCAGACTGTATTATGGGAATTGGATAGCTTGTACAATGAATTTATCCGGGTAGCACAACTCAAATATAAAACCGGAGAAACCAGTAAAATAGAATTTTATTCAGCAGAAACCAGAAAAGGTGAAATCAATTTATTGATGTTACAGAATCAGGTATTTCTGGAAAATGCTTACCAACACCTGAAGGTTTTGCTCAATACTACTGACAGTTTAAATATCATCCATCCATTGATCTATAGTCCAATAGTCATAAACGAGATCTTGGATACAAATTTTATTTCCATTCATCCCAGCTTGCAAGCATTAGAAAAAGAGTTGTCTGCTTTAAAACAATCTAAAAAAGTTGAGAAAGCTATAGCCATGCCGGATTTTAGTATAGCTTACAACAATCAATCCATCACAGGTGTACAGACGATCAATAATGAGGAGGTGTACTTTGATGAAAAAGATCACTTCAGTTCGGTCAGTCTGGGAATTAGCATTCCAATCAGTTATGGTACGAACAAAGCAAAATTGAAGTCTCTCGAATATCAAATTCAAGCCAGGGATGCACATGTAAAACAACAAGAACTTTTACTATCAGCGCAATTAAAAAACATATTAGTTCAATATAGGCAAGATGTTCTGCAATTTAATTATTATCGGGACCTTGCACTTCCCAAGATCGAAGAAACAGTGAAAGCAGCACAACTTGGATACCGTACAGGAGAGATCAGTTATGTAGAATACTTGTACACTCTCCAAACGGCAAAAGACATGCGTTTAAATTACCTGAAAAGCATATTGCAGATTAACCAATCTGCAATCGCCTACTTAAATTTAACTAATCAATAAAAACCAAAATTGATGATACTACAATCCGATAAAATATATTTATCCAAGCTTCCGACTATTGCTTGTTGCATATTCATAAGTCTAACTTCTTGTCACAATCACAAGGAGGGTGATAATCATTCTCATGGTGAAGAACATGAGACAATAAAAACTGATCCGGAAGACAATCATGAAGATGAATCATCAACGATCGCTGAACTTTCAGAGGAACAAATCAAAGCAGTCGGTATCAATTTTGGCACTATAGAATCAAAAGAACTTACCGCTACTCTCAAAGCTACGGGAGTGCTTAAAGTGCCTAACAATAACAAAGCCAACGCCAGCTCCCTTTACGGTGGCGTAATCCAATCACTACATGCGCAGATCGGAACTAAGGTAAAAAAAGGACAAGTACTGGCCACTATTGTAAATCCTCAATTTATCCAACTACAAGAGGAGTACCTTACTATTTTGAGTAAGATTAACTTAGCTGAACAAGAGTTAGACAGACAAAAAGAATTGGTCGAAGGTCAAGCAGGAGCAAAAAAGAATTTACAAAATATCGAAAGTGAATTGAAAATTCTCCTGACGCGCAAAGCCGGTCTCCACAAACAACTTGAGCTGATGGGTATCAAGCCCAGTCAAATATCAAACAGTAATTTGAAATCAGCATTGCTTGTCACCAGCCCAATTCCGGGAACTATCAGCAATGTATTTGCAAAAATCAGAAGTTATATCGACGTCGCCTCACCTGTAGCAGAAATTGTTGACAATAATGCCCTGCATTTGGATTTAAATGTTTTTGAGAAAGATCTGCCTTTGATTAAAATCGGCCAGACGATTCACTTCACATTGACCAATAATCCATCACAGGAATACGACGCTACTGTTTTTAGTATAGGGACCGCCTTTGAAAATGAGAGCAAAACAATTCCAGTGCATTGTGCTGTCAGCGGAAACAAATCAAACTTAATAGATGGTATGAACATCACTGCTATGGTAAGCATGAGCAAGAACATAACGACTGCAGTGCCCTCAGATGCCATCGTTGAATCTCAGGGAAAGTTCTATATATTTATAGTTACAGACAAAAATGCAGAGACTCACCACGAGGACCATCATATGGATCATCAAACGGAAGAACAGGACCAACATCAGGCGGTCGTGAATTTTGAAAAAATCGAGGTAGCAAAGGGAATTACAAATATGGGTTACACAGCGATTACTCCTTTCTCTAACTTACCGAAAGATGTAAAAATTGTGACCAAAGGTGCATTTTTTATCAATGCCAAATTCAATACAGCACCGGGTCATGTTCATTGATACAAATAAAAATATCCACCACCTGTTTGGACAAACCAGATACTTTCTTCCACTTCAAAAAATTAGTAATAATATATCCACAATTCAATCAACTTATTGCTCTCCAAACTATTTTATTAACAGTGTGAAGTCTATTAAATTCAATACCATTTCATATCCCAAAATCAAATTGATTATTAATGGATTAAACCGATTGAGTAAATACTGAGGACGCGAATTATGAAATGATAATGATATATTGCTTAAAACAAAATTTCCGGCCAACATTAAAATGGAACATAAACACAAATACGATTCACAAGGCAAACAACTCTGTTGTACTCAAACGCAAAAAATATATCAAAATGCAGGGGCAGAAAAATTAATTCAATACCCAACAGATACTGCAGATCAAACTGACGACCATCATGATCATGATCACGAACATGAGAGTGTCACCGGACACGACGAGTACGGCAAATTAAAAATGTTCCTTCCACCAGCAATCTCAGTTTTCATATTGATCACCGGATTGACTCTGGACAATTTTATAAAACCCACATGGTTTACATCTCATATTAGACTGCTCTGGTATTTGATTGGTTATTTGCCGGTTGGATTTCCGGTCCTCAAATCTGCTATTGAGGCGATGCGTAAAGCAGAAATATTCTCAGAGTTTTTTCTCATGGGAATAGCTACTATCGGCGCATTTGTCATAGGTGAATATCCGGAAGGTGTAGCAGTAATGACTTTTTATGCAATAGGTGAAGTATTTCAAACTTTGGCTATTCGGAGAGCTAAAGCCAACATCAAGTCATTACTGGATCAAAGACCTGACGAAGTGAGTATTCTGAAGGATAATTCGAGGATAATCATCAAAGCAGAAGAAGTCAATATTGGCGATATACTACAACTCAAACCCGGAGAAAAATTGGCATTGGATGGAGAATTGATATCAGAAAAAGCTTCCTTCAACACCTCTGCTCTTACCGGAGAAAGTTTACCTGAAACAAAAACCAAAGGACAAACTGTATTTGCAGGTATTGTCAATTTAAATACTACCACATTGGTAAGGGTGACGAGCAATTATCAAAACAGCAAGCTGAGCAAAATACTGGATTTGGTCCAAAATGCTTCCTTGCAAAAAGCTCCTACAGAACTATTTATAAGAAAATTTGCTAAAATTTATACTCCATTTGTTGTTATAATCGCCATTGCCATTACTATCATCCCCTTCTTTCTTGACAGCCGGTATGTGTTTAATGAATGGTTTTACAGA from Saprospiraceae bacterium includes these protein-coding regions:
- a CDS encoding CusA/CzcA family heavy metal efflux RND transporter; the encoded protein is MLNQIIKFSISNKLVIGLVTLLLIIWGVWSASKLPIDAVPDITNNQVQIITVCPSLAGQEVEQLVTFPIEQSIANLPQLEETRSISRFGLSVITLVFSDDVDIYFARQLIHEKITEASENIPRGIGTPELAPVSTGLGEVYQYIIHPKKGSESKYNAKDLRTMQDWIVARQLRGTPGIAEVNSFGGELKQYEVAVNPNRLKAMGVSITDIFLALEHNNQNTGGAYIDKKPNAYFIRGVGLLTSLEDVKNIAIKNTGIPIFIKDAAEVRFGSATRYGALTYNGEVDAVGGVVMMLKGENSNELVNKIKEKLPTIQKSLPEDIVIEPYLDRTVLVKSAMSTVERNLIEGALIVIFVLVLFLGNFRAGLIVASAIPLSMLFALGLMHVFKVSANLMSLGAIDFGLIVDGAVIIVEATLHHLGLRKDKNILTQEEMDTEIFQSASKIRNSAAFGEIIILIVYIPILSLVGIEGKMFRPMAQTVSFAILGALLLSITYIPMMCSLFLSKKMNYKQNFSDKMMIFMYSFYQPLLTKLLKIKYLLVGIFAILFFISLYIFSKMGGEFIPTLNEGDFAFHCILPQGSSLSQSIETSMQASRIIKDFDEVKMVIGKTGAAEVPTDPMPPEATDMMIILKPPKEWKYNKSYEDLADEMMEKLEIIPGIFFEKNQPIQMRFNELMTGIREDVAVKIFGENLDSLFFYANQVSHVVSSVSGVTTPQVERITGLPQINIEYDRARIANYGLNIENINDIVSTAFAGKTAGVVYENERKFDLVVRLDSNFRSNIDDVVHLLIPTHGGHQIPLSQLADVSYKLGPAQISRESGKRRIVIGFNVKDRDVQSIVEEIHDKLSSQINLPSGYYFTYGGTFENLQKASNRLMIAVPIALFLILFLLYFTFRSMRQTFLIFTAIPMSAIGGVFALLMRGMPFSISAGIGFIALFGVAVLNGIVLISTFNTLEKEGWTDLIKRVMEGTKIRLRPVLMTAMVASLGFLPMALSTGAGAEVQKPLATVVIGGLITATFLTLFVLPALYIIFNSKLNPRSNMKIAINSMLILCILISAKTNAQTLIIRNSDDAINIALKNNLSLKESSLQVQAQQALQRTAFELPKLALDVQLGQFNSNQFDNAILLSQTIPFPTVFKAKKELLRVQTESKEVQIQISKNELKKEVRNYYSQIEFYQNNQTVLWELDSLYNEFIRVAQLKYKTGETSKIEFYSAETRKGEINLLMLQNQVFLENAYQHLKVLLNTTDSLNIIHPLIYSPIVINEILDTNFISIHPSLQALEKELSALKQSKKVEKAIAMPDFSIAYNNQSITGVQTINNEEVYFDEKDHFSSVSLGISIPISYGTNKAKLKSLEYQIQARDAHVKQQELLLSAQLKNILVQYRQDVLQFNYYRDLALPKIEETVKAAQLGYRTGEISYVEYLYTLQTAKDMRLNYLKSILQINQSAIAYLNLTNQ
- a CDS encoding efflux RND transporter periplasmic adaptor subunit, with the translated sequence MILQSDKIYLSKLPTIACCIFISLTSCHNHKEGDNHSHGEEHETIKTDPEDNHEDESSTIAELSEEQIKAVGINFGTIESKELTATLKATGVLKVPNNNKANASSLYGGVIQSLHAQIGTKVKKGQVLATIVNPQFIQLQEEYLTILSKINLAEQELDRQKELVEGQAGAKKNLQNIESELKILLTRKAGLHKQLELMGIKPSQISNSNLKSALLVTSPIPGTISNVFAKIRSYIDVASPVAEIVDNNALHLDLNVFEKDLPLIKIGQTIHFTLTNNPSQEYDATVFSIGTAFENESKTIPVHCAVSGNKSNLIDGMNITAMVSMSKNITTAVPSDAIVESQGKFYIFIVTDKNAETHHEDHHMDHQTEEQDQHQAVVNFEKIEVAKGITNMGYTAITPFSNLPKDVKIVTKGAFFINAKFNTAPGHVH